From Gemmatimonadota bacterium, the proteins below share one genomic window:
- a CDS encoding sigma-54 dependent transcriptional regulator, with protein sequence MQKSGLDKWPLIGQHPTLLDVQKRACRVANSELPVNISGETGTGKELLARYIHGISHRNRGPFVTVDCGLLTSEMARSELFGYVRGAFTGASETRLGLVESARGGTLFLDEIGELPSNLQLQLLRLVQEQEFRRVGEASMRRSNVRLITATHCNLRKMVRKKSFREDLYYRLNVVPIQLPALRKRLSDLPLLIAHFCQEMKEYNRVFSSEVIQRMSHYAWPGNVRELQHEVARLMVMGEGKIIRVSDLRSRIRGSKPEVDVFDLPFKEARQLANSQFMREYLDRALKKTQGNVSEAARQCGIGRQYFQLRMSEHGLRSAYYKKK encoded by the coding sequence ATGCAAAAATCCGGTCTCGATAAATGGCCCCTCATTGGACAACACCCCACACTCTTAGACGTACAAAAGCGCGCATGCCGCGTGGCGAATAGCGAATTACCCGTCAACATCAGTGGAGAAACTGGCACGGGCAAAGAATTGCTCGCCCGATATATCCACGGCATTAGCCACCGCAACAGGGGACCATTTGTAACCGTTGACTGCGGCCTGCTCACTTCTGAAATGGCGCGCAGCGAGCTATTTGGATATGTTCGCGGTGCTTTTACGGGCGCCAGTGAAACGCGTCTTGGACTGGTTGAATCTGCCCGAGGAGGTACGCTATTCCTCGATGAAATAGGCGAATTGCCGTCCAACCTTCAGTTGCAATTGCTCCGCCTGGTACAGGAACAGGAATTTCGCCGCGTAGGCGAAGCATCCATGCGCCGATCCAACGTGCGCCTGATCACCGCGACACACTGCAACTTGCGAAAAATGGTACGAAAAAAGTCATTTCGAGAAGACCTCTATTACCGTTTAAATGTCGTACCCATACAATTGCCGGCCTTGCGGAAGCGACTGAGCGACTTACCACTATTGATCGCGCATTTCTGCCAGGAAATGAAGGAATACAATCGCGTATTTTCCTCCGAAGTAATTCAAAGGATGTCGCATTATGCCTGGCCCGGCAATGTTCGAGAACTGCAACACGAAGTCGCCCGATTGATGGTCATGGGCGAAGGTAAAATTATCCGCGTATCCGATCTGCGCTCTCGCATTCGAGGGTCCAAACCCGAAGTCGATGTATTTGACCTGCCATTTAAGGAAGCCAGACAACTGGCGAATAGCCAGTTCATGCGAGAGTATCTCGACAGAGCATTGAAGAAAACACAGGGCAATGTATCGGAAGCAGCGCGGCAATGCGGGATTGGCCGACAGTATTTCCAATTGCGCATGTCTGAACACGGGCTAAGATCGGCATATTACAAGAAAAAATAG